The genomic DNA CAAGAACTCTCTCTACCTTGCAACCCAGCTATGACTGATGAAGAAGTTTATCAGGTCACTAACTGTATCAATAAGTATCAATAAAACAAAATATAACGTATGAGAAAAATCACCTATATCACCTCAACAATTGTTACGCTAATGGCTTTACACGTACAACCAGCTATTGCTGACAACAATGAAGCAGTACCAGCAAACCAGCTTACCTGCCCAGCAGATGCTGTTACGTTCACATCTAAACGCCCTAAAGAAACTGAACGTCTTTTCCGCTCTGAAGCTGTTGAGAAAGAAATACAGAATATAGTAAAGAAGTTGACTAATAAACGACTGGCATGGATGTTTGAGAATTGCTTCCCAAACACACTCGATACAACCGTACACTATGGTGAAGAAACAGATGGAACACCTGACACCTATGTTTATACAGGTGATATTCCTGCTATGTGGCTTCGTGACTCGGGTGCACAAGTCTGGCCTTACGTACAGTTGGCAGGCAAAGACAAGAAACTGAAGAAGATGTTAGCTGGTGTTATTAACCGCCAGTTTAAATGTATTAATATCGATCCATACGCTAATGCATTTAATCATTATCCAGACCCAGATGGTCGATGGATGACGGATGAAACTGATATGAAACCAGAGTTGCACGAACGTAAGTTTGAGATTGACTCACTCTGTTATCCTATACGCCTCGCATTTGAATATTGGAAAATAACTGGCGACACAAGTGTTTTTGGGTCGGAATGGGTTAAAGCCGTAGAGAACATTCTCCAAACATTCCACACACAACAGAAGAAAGACGGTAGAGGTACTTACAAGTTTTTACGTGTTACGGACCGCGCACTCGACACTATGAACAATGCTGGATGGGGCGCACCTGTTAAGCCAGTAGGACTGATTGCTTCTGCATTCCGTCCTTCAGACGATGCGACAACACTACAATTCCTTGTTCCATCAAACTTTATGGCAGTTTCTTCCCTTCGTAAAGCAGCAGAGATTTTGACCAAAGTTAATAAGAACACAGCACTTGCTACGCAATGTGCTGACCTTGCCAACGAAGTCAGCGATGCGCTGAAGAAATATGCAGTATATGATCATCCTAAATATGGTAAGATATATGCTTACGAAGTAGATGGCTTTGGCAGCTACTTCTTAATGGATGATGCCAACGTACCAAGTCTGTTGGCGATGCCTTATCTTGGTGATGTTAGTACAGACGACCCTATCTATCAGAATACTCGCCGTTATGTATGGAGTGAGGATAATCCTTATTTCCATCGTGGCAAGGCTGGTGAGGGAATTGGAGGTCCACATATTGGCAACGACATGATATGGCCAATGTCTATCATGATGCGCGCTTTCACATCAAAAGATGAACAGGAAATTCGTCAGTGTATTGAAATGTTGATGAATACCGATGCTGGAAAGGGTTTCATACATGAAAGCTTCTATAAAGATGATGCTAACAACTTTACACGTGAGTGGTTTGCATGGCAAAACACATTATTTGGTGAACTTATCATCAAGTTAGTAAATGATGGTAAACTGGATTTGCTTAACAGCATAAAATAGACCAATAATTACACAATTGTAGAGATATTTCACAAGTTAAAAGACAAAACCAGAATGTTTATCTTATTTAACATTATATATTTGGAAATATAACAAGATTTAGATATCTTTGCAACGTGTTTTTCATGGTATTAGATTATTAAGGTTAGAAGATTGCTTGTCGTGAGACAAGTAATCTTTCAGTCCCAGACCAACAGTCTGGGATTTTTTATTTTTAAGATACTTTGCCATTATTGTTTTAACAAAATAAAAATAAGGGGTCACTGTTACTCTTTTGGTTTACTAATCAATTCCTTAATATTGATGGATTTCAATTCATTAAGATAAGCTGCACGAATATTTTCCACCTTGTTATTTATGTCTCGATTCCATGCTTTGTTAGGTAAAAAGCCTAAAAGAGTTATCTTCGAAGCAGGTGAAGACTCTAAACGATCAATCATTTCACCCACAGTTATGTTATTCGTGTCATGTGTAGGTGTGTAAGTTATTTCGTCAGTAGTCGGAGAATGATTTTCTGAAATAAGATCTATCTCTTTTAATTTATGCAGAATATCTACTGTAACACGTACAGGAATATGCGTCGCAGCCTTTATCTGTAAGGCTGTATGAGGTGGCTCATCATTTGCAAAACGCTGACAGATATGACTTAACACGGTTGCACACATCACCATAAGGTCATTATGACATATATCTTCAGCATCAATTAAACACTCATAATACTCTAAATTTTGATTGGTATAGCTAAGCTCGGCACAGAAAAGACAGATATACCACGAGATAAGAATCCATAACATAAACAACGGAAGTGCAGCAAAAGATCCATAAATGGCGTTATAGCTTGTAAGAAATATTTGTCCGTGAATATAAACAGCCTGTAAGCAGAGCATGGACAGACTGGCAATCATCGCAGGACCTATGGTTTTGGTAATCTTAACCTTCGCATTAGGCATAAAAACATAAAGCACAATAAACATAAAAGTAAGGATTGCCCATGGAACAAGATACCGAAGAGAAAAACCTGCAATACTCCCAAGAAAACGAAGACCGTTCAAATTCTCTATAAAACTATAGAAATAGATGCTTAGTCCAGACAATATGATGATGCTAATAGGCACAAGAAACATCATTGCCGTATAGTCTATGATTATCCGACTAAATGGTCGAGAATCCTTAACCTGCCATATACTATCGAAAGCACACTCTACTGTCCTAATCAAAGAAAATACACTGTAAAGCATAATCACCAATCCTATTCCAATAAAGAGACCTGTTTTAGCATGAATAAGATAAGATTGTGTGAGCGTTAGCAGCCAAGTGGCGGCTTCTGGTTGTGCTGACAGCATCTCACGAAACTGATTTTCAATAAATTCTCCAAAACCAAAGCCATTGGCAATGGCAAAAATCATTGAAGCAATAGGCACGATAGCCATAATTGTTGAAAAAGAAAGTTGTGTTGCAGCATCTATGTGATTGCGTTCTAAAAAGAATTTTACAGCAAGATAGATTTTTTGCAACTGTCTGACAAATAGATTTCTTCGCTTCGACCTATGTTCTGTTGTTAAAAACATACCTGTTGTCAAGAAGTATTTTATGCTTTGTAAATCAATCTTCATTGTTGTTTCTTTTTTCGTAAAAGTGTCGAACTAATTATGCAAACTTAATAAAAAAAGCGAAATAAGCAACCTTTCCCTTTTTAAAATGAATTACATTATTGCCTTATCTATTACTTTACCTCATCTACCAAATCCTTAATACAATTACTGAACAAAAAAATCTTCAGTACGCCATTAGTCAACTATCTCAAAATACAATTCCTCTGTAATTTGTAATAAAAAATCATATCCTAAAAAACAAACAACGCCCAATAGCAATTGAAACAAGGCTTAATTGGGGTTCAAAGATGCCCTTTTGAAGTCTTACTAACGCCCTTTTAAAGTCCAATTAAGCACATCTTGTTAAACGATCTTATAACTACTTTATATTATGTCAGTTACAAATCTAAATTTTATGCTTATTTTGAACTGTTTCTGAAGGACTTTCTCTTCAAGTTATGTAATAATTTTTCATGATACTATCAGCTGATATTTTTAGACCACAGAAAGGAAAAGTTACAATTCTTTTATACAAAACAAGCGGCTAAGCAGTTAATAGAAAAACAAAAAAGACCGTATCAGAAGCGTAAACTTAGGCATTTATAACTTCTAATACAGCCTTTTATTGAATCTTAGAGATAAGCTAACAAATGAATAAAAGATTAGCTCAGATTATATGTATGTACACTTACGCCTTGTGCTGATGGTAGGTAATTGATGCCCCACCAGCAGATCTGCAACAATACAAATGCAATGATAAGTACCCATAAGGCTGGACGTATAACACGTGGGCGATATTGACGATAGTGAACATAGACCAAGTATGAAAGCCATGTGATAGCTGCCCATGTCTCTTTTGGGTCCCATGACCAGTAATGTCCCCATGCTTCCTTTGCCCATAAGGCACCCATAAGCATGCCGAGGGTCATGAACGATAGTCCAACGTAAGTTAGATTATCTGTTATTTCCATTTCTTTATCTATATTTGCATTCTTCTTAAAGAAAAGAAGGTAAACAGACATGACCACTGCTGCGCCCAAAAGAGCATATGCCATCATATAAACAATCACATGAGGAGCAAACCATGGACTTTGTAGGGCTGGCATAAGTGTCTTTGAATGTATCTCTGGCTTGAAAATGTTAACACAAACAAAAACTGTTGCAAGAAGTGTTGAAAAACTTAATATCCACTTATACTGCCAGCGACTAAAGACTATAATACCCGCCAAAGGAAGGAAAAAGCTATACCACAGACGTGTTTCACCCATCGTTCTGAGTGGTGGACGCTCCAATGTTATCCACATTATCAAGATGTAAGCGAAGAATATTGCAAGTCCAAGACCTGTTGCACCAAAAGCCAAGATACGACGATTGCGCCATGCTGCCCATGCACCAATAGCCCATAATATTACTGATAAAACTGCAAATATTACAAAATAACTCCAGATCATAGCTTTACCTCCTTCTTACGACTTGCTGTCAAAAACATTCCAACAGCTCCGAATAACAACAAGAATATTCCTACATACACAACTGGCATCCAAGGATCAGTTACAATCTCAAAGATACTTAAGTTACTCCATTTCCCCATCTGTTCATTATAGCTAAGCTGATAGATTTTCCATCCATCAATAGTAAATGGCTTATTAACCTCTATTTCAGTATGAATATTCTTTCCTGCCTGCGTGTAGATGTCTACAATTGATGCAAAACGACGTGGTTCACGATTTGGCATAACCAATCTCCTGCCATCGGCAAGCTTCAAAGATTGATAAGGAAAAGATAACTACCACATGTAAGCCATCCTGTAATGGTCTGTTGTTGTACTTTGTTTAACCCAGAAATATTACTTTTATTAGTTTTTACACCTGTTGTCACCTTTACATATACAGCACAGGCAGTTCCCGGTGCATCAGAGGGTATATACCCTTCCTTATTGCGTGCCTGGCCTAATGAATCCATACGAATATTGCTCATCATTCCTCCAGGCATTTTACCCACCATCTTGCTAAGCATAGCGGGCATAGCATTGTCGATCCGCTTGAGGACTTCTATCTTACAATCTAATAAATACCCAGACTTCACCTTCTTATCTAAAATATATTTTCAGGCTTTTCCTTTGGAAGTGGAAGACCCATATCGTCGATAAGCATTAGCTTAGGTGGATATTCATCAATAGTGAACTTCTCTAATTGAATTGCTACCGGAAGATGATGAACATTGCTAAAAGCATCAAGTCCACGCCATTCAGGCTGTCCCTCCTCACAATACATCTTAACACGAAGCATATCCGCACTACCGAGTGTGCTGCAGGTAAGGACAAGGAAGAGTCCAACATGACTCGTCAGTGTAGGTAAACGACGCCATGAAAAATGTGCTATCTGAATCAAAGTGACCTCACCCACAATGGCAGTCATCCAAACATAAACAAGGATGAAAGGCCAGAAATTGAGCATCTTCGTTATACCAATTGGGTCAACAGGATCTCTACTCTCCGCTACTTGCTTCGTAATTCCCATGACAAGGGTTAATACTGCGGCTGCAGCAATAGCAGGAATTGCCGCTTGCATGGTAGCCATAAAGCGACAGAAATAAGACCGTTTGCGTAGTATGAATACTGCAATAAGTGTCAGAATAAATAAAACTAAGGTAATAATATTGGCTGGCCAAGCAAAAACACCCCACTCTAAGGGACCTATCGTTACCTGTAATAACCCACCAGTTACCAATAAACCAACAACAATTGTTGTTCCTTCTTTAAGCGTATAAGGTTTATTCCACATAGTAAGAGAAACTCTGCTCCACTCTTTTCCTAATAAGAAAAGACATAAAATAATCAATCATGGAGTATGAGTAAATAAATTAATTCTGTATGATATATAAAATATAAAGATTAATAAGCACCCATACAACATGGGTATTGCTTTTTTTTACGGACAGGATTCCTCTCCTAATGGGAAGGAATCCTGTGTGTAGTTTGTTTACATCGGTTTAGTTATAAACCGCTTATTCTTGCGTGCCTGCTCTATCCACTTCGGAACGATAGTGTCAAGGAACTGCTTCTTTTGTGCATTAAGCTTAGTCATATCTAAGCCAATGTAAGACTGTGCCTTAGCCTTAGTAGAAACGTCAGGAAGAGGAATCTGTCCTGTAAAGCCGTGACGAGCAACTACACGTGCGATCTGTAAGCGTGCATCCTTTGCATATTCCATAGCGCTTCCAAGGAGTCGCATTACTTCTTGTGGAGCATGGAAAGCAGCGCCGTGGCTGGCAACGGCATAGTCCCAACGCCACTGCCCCTTACGAAGGTCTTTCAAAACAGGCTCCATCTCAGCCTCAGTTGCGCCCTTTTCCCATGCAAATTTAGCTTCAATATGTGCTGCAGCAAGTTCTCTTTCGACATGAGTACGGAAGTCATAAATCTTCTGTTGACGCTCATATACATTCTGACGAAGTGTTTCAGCATCTTGACGGTGACAAGTCTGGCAAGTACGACTGATGTTTGCTAATGGACTTGTAATATGGTGATCTGTATATTTCACACCACCCTCAGAGATGTAAGGCATATGACAATCAGCACATGAAACACCACGCTGTCCATGGATTCCCTGTAAATACAATTCATAACCAGGATGCTGTGCCTTTAGAATCTTCGCCTTTGATAATGGATTAATGTAATCATAGAAGCCAATACTATCGTAGTATTCCTCTGCTGCCTCACACGTCATACCCTTTTCTTGAGGGAAATGTAGATAGTTGCCATTCTCTTTCTCGAAGTAGTATTCCGTGTGGCACTGTGCGCAGACCAGGCTACGCATCTCTTGATGGCTGGCTTTTCTCACGTCTTTACCGACACGAGCCCATGCCTCATAGAGAGCAGGACGAGCGGGACGAAGTTCCATCGTCCTTGCATCATGGCAGTCAGAGCAACCGACGGTGTTCATGACCTCTGGTCCCCAGTCGCTCCACTTGGCAGCATAGAATTTATCAGTTCCTTTCTCACGCATTAGACGTGGAACATCAGGACCCTTGCAGGTCCAACAGGTTCCTGGCTGTATGTCATCTTGTCCATCAACACCTGGACTTCCTGTACGCATAATCTTACGTAAGTCATCAATACAATGACGGTGTCCACGTGGTGTATTATACCCTCTTGAGAAAGAATAGCCAGCCCATAGGATAACCATTTCGGGTCTCTCAGCCAGTACATCTACTTCCTGGGAAGAATTGTACTTACTCACGAAACTTG from Prevotella melaninogenica includes the following:
- the ccsA gene encoding cytochrome c biogenesis protein CcsA; its protein translation is MIWSYFVIFAVLSVILWAIGAWAAWRNRRILAFGATGLGLAIFFAYILIMWITLERPPLRTMGETRLWYSFFLPLAGIIVFSRWQYKWILSFSTLLATVFVCVNIFKPEIHSKTLMPALQSPWFAPHVIVYMMAYALLGAAVVMSVYLLFFKKNANIDKEMEITDNLTYVGLSFMTLGMLMGALWAKEAWGHYWSWDPKETWAAITWLSYLVYVHYRQYRPRVIRPALWVLIIAFVLLQICWWGINYLPSAQGVSVHTYNLS
- a CDS encoding YihY/virulence factor BrkB family protein, which produces MKIDLQSIKYFLTTGMFLTTEHRSKRRNLFVRQLQKIYLAVKFFLERNHIDAATQLSFSTIMAIVPIASMIFAIANGFGFGEFIENQFREMLSAQPEAATWLLTLTQSYLIHAKTGLFIGIGLVIMLYSVFSLIRTVECAFDSIWQVKDSRPFSRIIIDYTAMMFLVPISIIILSGLSIYFYSFIENLNGLRFLGSIAGFSLRYLVPWAILTFMFIVLYVFMPNAKVKITKTIGPAMIASLSMLCLQAVYIHGQIFLTSYNAIYGSFAALPLFMLWILISWYICLFCAELSYTNQNLEYYECLIDAEDICHNDLMVMCATVLSHICQRFANDEPPHTALQIKAATHIPVRVTVDILHKLKEIDLISENHSPTTDEITYTPTHDTNNITVGEMIDRLESSPASKITLLGFLPNKAWNRDINNKVENIRAAYLNELKSINIKELISKPKE
- the nrfA gene encoding ammonia-forming cytochrome c nitrite reductase, with protein sequence MAKTLKKWQGWLLFGGAMVLVFILGLLCSSMLERRAEVVSVFNNRRTPMTDSIVSQNEKFAADFPREYQTWAMTEDTSFVSKYNSSQEVDVLAERPEMVILWAGYSFSRGYNTPRGHRHCIDDLRKIMRTGSPGVDGQDDIQPGTCWTCKGPDVPRLMREKGTDKFYAAKWSDWGPEVMNTVGCSDCHDARTMELRPARPALYEAWARVGKDVRKASHQEMRSLVCAQCHTEYYFEKENGNYLHFPQEKGMTCEAAEEYYDSIGFYDYINPLSKAKILKAQHPGYELYLQGIHGQRGVSCADCHMPYISEGGVKYTDHHITSPLANISRTCQTCHRQDAETLRQNVYERQQKIYDFRTHVERELAAAHIEAKFAWEKGATEAEMEPVLKDLRKGQWRWDYAVASHGAAFHAPQEVMRLLGSAMEYAKDARLQIARVVARHGFTGQIPLPDVSTKAKAQSYIGLDMTKLNAQKKQFLDTIVPKWIEQARKNKRFITKPM
- a CDS encoding glycoside hydrolase family 125 protein, whose protein sequence is MRKITYITSTIVTLMALHVQPAIADNNEAVPANQLTCPADAVTFTSKRPKETERLFRSEAVEKEIQNIVKKLTNKRLAWMFENCFPNTLDTTVHYGEETDGTPDTYVYTGDIPAMWLRDSGAQVWPYVQLAGKDKKLKKMLAGVINRQFKCINIDPYANAFNHYPDPDGRWMTDETDMKPELHERKFEIDSLCYPIRLAFEYWKITGDTSVFGSEWVKAVENILQTFHTQQKKDGRGTYKFLRVTDRALDTMNNAGWGAPVKPVGLIASAFRPSDDATTLQFLVPSNFMAVSSLRKAAEILTKVNKNTALATQCADLANEVSDALKKYAVYDHPKYGKIYAYEVDGFGSYFLMDDANVPSLLAMPYLGDVSTDDPIYQNTRRYVWSEDNPYFHRGKAGEGIGGPHIGNDMIWPMSIMMRAFTSKDEQEIRQCIEMLMNTDAGKGFIHESFYKDDANNFTREWFAWQNTLFGELIIKLVNDGKLDLLNSIK